The region AACAACAAATGAGCCTCTTGGCCAACACTCGTTAAAATTTACAGTGATGTTTAATAATGTACATTGTCActgtaaaaaacagaaaaataagtaaaaacatCAGTTTCAAGTCAAAACCAGAATTCAACAATGTTTTCTTGagatttgttattttaaaaccATTTTTGTGATAATCTTATGAAGTAGCTGATGCTAACATGTTAGTAAACAGTTTCTTATTTCCACATCCAGCAGTCAAAGAGCAACAGGATGATTCATTAGGAGTCGTTGTGATTGTGTCACCTTCTCCCCATCCTCGGAAGTCCGCAACCTGGGTGTCATCCTGGACCCAACACTCTCATTCCAGTCTCATATCAGGTTCATCACCAAATCCGCCTTCTTCCACCTCAAAAACATCTCCCGTCTCCGGCAatcactctctgactctgtggcagaaaccctcatccacgctttcgtcacctcccgtttggactactgcaatggagttctgtccggggttcccagcaaagccctggacaggctccagtatgtgcaaaactcggctgccagggttctcacccgcaccaagccctggcagcacatcacccccaccctcatccacctccactggctcccggtcaagtcccgcatcacctacaaaatcctcctcctcacctacaaatccctcaatgccctggctcctcagtaTTTATCTGACCTCTTCCACCCCTACACACAGCCCCGGAACCTCACATCCTCAGgcacgggtcagctctccatccccTACACAAAAATGCGaacttttggggacagagctttcagtgtgacagcccccaccccaccctctggaactctctccccatagagctccgcaacgcaccatctctggacaccttcaaaagactcctcaaaacccacctcttcaccaaggcctatggcccctagctactgttatgttacatttgttctgtttatttatgtctttgttaagcgtccttgggtttcatgaaaggcgctatataaatccaagctattattattattattattatgaatgtaagtgcaatattctctctcttttagctctgtgtttggtctccaccagctcctgatggaaatatctgtctctttaactgttaaatgctccactgtgttcaccagcagGTCTCTAACTGGGACTgtttgctgtttgctgctgagcaggtacagtacagtgtacaataaaaatatgaaaaggttactataaaataactacaacaaatatgtaaaatacAACTGTTTTAGAATGAGAGCGCTGTACAGTTTAGTGCAAGATGTGCAAGGAAAGGACCTTAAAGGCCCAGAAGAGCTTCAGAGATGGAAAAACAATGATTGATTCTTTAAACTGACCGTTTCATAGTTTTCTGCCCAGCTGTCGAAGAACTGAACTCGGTCTTTTGCATCAAAATGTGTGCAGGTCTGAAATGCGGCCCTTGCATCGTCCTCAGTTCTGCAGGAGTCGGACATGATGCTCTGCAGACTTAAACCAAACAAGATAAgaggtaaggtaaggtaagaCAAGACAatacaagacaagacaagacaagacaagacccGTTACTTGTCTTGCTCAGTGCATTCACCTGGGTGCATTCAAGACTGCCCTTAACAGTGAATCCACAGTCTATACCACTTGGACTCCTTTCATTCTGCACATTTTGGCAAAGTGATTGCCTCTTCCACAAGCTCTGTGTTTAACTCCATAAGCTGAACATGCTTTTGGACCATGTGTCTTTCCACATCTGTTGCAGACTTTTGTTTGGATGTCATATTCTCCTTTTTGTAATGAGAAGACACTGTTTTATTGGCTTTTGGTTTTATTGTCTCCTTTATTGCATTCACCATTATGTAGATTTGTTCTTTAGCGATCTCTAATGCTCTGCTAATATCCAAAGCTTTAGCTAGAGTCAGGTTGGTACTGTAAACTACACCTGGCTGTTAtagaataacacacacacacctgaacacacatcAGACTGGTCTGTTATAACGTTTATTCTGTTGTTTATGAGGGAGATGTCAGATTACAGCCCTTTCACACTGCACCATACTGTACTGTTTGGATTTGGATTATACATCTCACCTCTTGGCCAAATAGTCATGGAGTTAAttgtgggaatgctgattcAGCTGACTCTGCTTCACTAACACAATTAACATCCTGATGGTCTCTATCTGACAACGGTTTAGTTACTGAAAAATAAACACGTAGTGCAGAGTGTAGCATTGTAGCTTCACATCTACATTGATAAGGTAATTTATCGATGCCTATAAACGTGTCACTGATAGTTTAGCGTAATGttacgttagctaacgttagcctgctTGCATTAGCGTTTACAATCCGACTGAGAAcgcgataaaaaaacaacaaatattctTATGGCTGGTGGTCGATAACAGTACAAAGGATCATGAAAAGGGAAAAATTAAGCTCATATTTtcacaaagcttttattttaagCCAGTCTTTGCACTTATTTTAAACATTCATCCCCTTGCATCCTACAAGCCTCTCTCTGCCTTCATTTTAACTTTACTTCATGAGAAGCAGAACTTTGGGACGCACAAACAACCAGCCAACACAACAAGAACTCTATTTCTTTGTTTCACCTCCATGCAAGTAGGGGGTAACAATGATTTTAGAGACTTAAAACCATGAACTTGGAGACCTAaaagtctgtcagtctgtcagagATCCATTATTCATATTTAGCCAAACTGCATAATGTAATACATCGATGGACTTTACAGTTGTACTGGTGATGTGTTCCCTCCACAGTACAGTGTATCAATGAGCTGACTCACCAACTGGTCTCTGGACTCTGGTGGTCACGCAACCAACCAGGTGATATTTGAACAGATGTGCACAGAGGAGCtccaagaagaagaggaagtagGAGAAAAGTTCTTCTCGGGCCTGAATAAAGAACACTGATAGAACTAGAAAAAACAGCATCACATTGCTCTGTATCTCTGAGAATACTCGGTGCCAAAGAccaacacattttaaacacgCCGTTCAACAGTTACAACAAATGCACAGAGCATCACATGTATCAACGGATGTAAGAACATGTGCAAAGTCCAACCCTTTCCCTCGTTGATTTTAGGAAAACTAATTAGATAACATAAAAGTCTGATCACATAAAAGTGCACAGATTGTAACaatattcataaaatatgaAGATTATATGAttacacacagttacacacttacacactttCTCAGGAAAATGTCCCCACGGGTGCAAGTTCACACATCGCAATACCATCCATGACCACTAGGGCACACACTAAGTAGTGAAAATCAAATCTGTGGGGAccaattttttttcctaaaaaaaacagcaccagGCATATCAGGATTTttactaattgattaattaatgattaattactgccaatatctccattattacagctagcaggaagctggcaggcAGAACCCGATATGTCACATGAGCGCGCAGGGCGGCGCAGTctcgtgggtctgatgcacgttcattatgccgaggaaaataacgctggattcagctgttagttcattttacaactttaaaaacttaattttttaattgCTATACCTGCTATAAATTAACTtcatttattatattctgtctaacgacttacagttttaaaagttctagctactactactactactgttgctgctgctaatacttctactactactgcttctgTTCCTACTGCTTCTGCTaatacagctgctgctcctttttctactactgctaatactactactactacaattactactactattgctactactactgctactactgctgcttttgctactaatactactaccgctactactactactactgttactgctgctattactactgctcctgctgctattcctactgccactactactactactattattactactactgctactgctccttctgctattaatactactactacaactactactgctactttccacccaaataccactttctgtgtaacgacttatagattttaaaggttcattcagtgaaaatactatttctgtccaagcacttatagttttaaaggtttatttcacacaaatactactctgtctgtctgtctgtctctctctctgtctctctttgtgtttagcaATGCGGTTCATCCGtcaaagcatttcttctttccgcctattcaggaaaattctaatttaccacttttgagagtattacagtttagcttccagcttttctagcaatgtatttcagctcttagcttctttagctaatgcagttcagcttccaactctgccagttgtacatttcattttctagttttttcagcagtgcagcgcaatgcatttgagctttaacatttttaggcaagtcatttcacatttctgcattttcagcaatgatttcaatacatttcagctgtcagcattcccacgcattttcagcaggaaatgcatttgcTAGTTTCCACTGTTACGCTGATGATACTCAGCTGTATGTGCCTATAAAAGGCCTCTAATTATTAAATTAGAGGCCTGCCTGTCTGCGGTGAAAAGTTGGATACAAAACAATTTCTTGCTCCTAAATTGAGATAAAACTGAGGTGCTGGTCATTGGCCCTGCTCGACATAGACATCAGTTTGATCAGGTAACATTATCTTTAGATAACTGTGTGATATCCCAGAGTTCAACAGCGTTTCGTTCGATTCAACTCTTTCTTTTGATCAGCACATTAAAGACCAAGACCGCCTTCTTTCATTTACGCAACATCGATGGTAGATGCAGAGATTTTAATCCACGCCTTTGTTACATTGGGCAATGTTACGATtctgttggttttggttttgtgtCTTGTAttgtttggtgttttgttttccccTTCCTGTTCTCTCTTTTACCCCTGGCAGGACATTTGTGTGGCAGGGGGCGTGGCTGGCTCCTCCCAGGGCAGCAACGAGGCACACCGTGTCTTCATTCAGTTAATCAACCCCTCCATAAAAGCCTGGTCTGGACTCCACTACTTCGCCAGATAATGCCATCTCGTTCGGTAGTTGCTCTGCGTACTTTCTCTAGTGTTTTTTCAGGCTACTATTTTTCCTAGTGTCTTTAGTGATAgtgttactgtgtttttttttcctgcactcAGGTTCCTTGGTGCCTTGTTGCTGCTCAGCTTCCGTGTTCTCCGGTGGCTAAGAGATTCTATAGGTCCTtctcatttcagcatttttcgcctcctcgtctcctcgctcctcgatcctccggctgtgacccggaaatcgatctcagtcctccatcttgaaggacgtcccaattcataaaatgcgcatcgaggagggaggatcgaggagcgaggaggcttgctggaggagctatgagcgaggatGCACCAGTGCATCCTCCAGTGTTTCCTCCACGGAAGTTTATCACCGACCGACACACCCCCTtactggatatcagttattgattggacgctgcgccgatcagactgatctgatacatcaacatcactggagttttataCTGGACTGAAGACAGATCAGAGATTAacagttttatagtttagtagtcttctgattcaccatctagttataacctgtgttaactgtaggtgtgaacaacaaacgGACCAGgttgatggtgaagtgttccagcagcagaaggacctgcagtatctctgcttcacacaccgtcactgaaggagtctgacactgagaggggtttataaAAGCTGACAACGAAcagacttaaaataactttcttcacttattagaaagagttttcttttgatgatctgttatttcactCATTCACTTTTATTAAGTATCCAGTTAaaatcagagagagaaggagagtctgtcttttacaccttttacatcatttatcctcatttccattcagtcacatgtaaagctgataattcctgagcgtcgggtttgatatgagttatatcatttcacttttccctcaaacattcagactaatacataacttctactgtcagaatataaattaatacagacgttaataatgaataaatgatataaagatattgttccagtagagatggttcctggtcctctaagcaggacacagtccacagtagaaatacagactgcagctgttattcatgtgtaggtgtttgttaaacagagagaaaacactgctgctatgataactctgtttctttattagtattagatcagttcagacataaacagctgttagagctgactgacagcggacccagctgtgatcagctgctgctgtcatcagaaacggacgtcgcttcacgtgacgcttcagaggaaacgacgtttcatgtctctaaaaacatatttcctcgtttcctctctcctcgagtcttttcctcgcctcctccgctcgcatctcccgtgggcgggactaagacgcgagtcgaggagtcgaggagaggagtcaagcCGTATAAAAGCACTAATGGGAAAGACCCTATGTGCTCCAGCCTCGTGTTCATTCTTGCCTCACCACGAGCCTGCCAGCTCCCTGCCACCCTGCCTGCATTTTTGTTTCCTGGTTGGAAATTAAACTCTGTTCTCATTTTACCTGAGTCCGTCTCTGCTTCTGGGGTCCAAACAAAACTTAAACCTAACACGGCACTACAAATACTGTTGACTTGACTTGATCAGGAACTACAACCACAACTTGAGAAACAGgttaaacttaatttttttatgttgcAGCAGCTGTTTAACTGATGTGAGTTGAATGTGATGTTACTACAAGAGAGAAACAAACTGTGATTTCACTGACACATTTCAATGATTTGGAccttttgtccttttttactttttagattttaccatttttctttttaaatgtatgaagCATAACTCTAAGAAACACAACCTGATTTCCTTAAACATATCCCATTTTTAAATGATACTTAAATATTCAGAACCTGTCTGCAAGACCAGATTTGAGAATAATCATTTAGTTGCAGCACTAATAGAAATAAAGGCTGAGTGTGATAAAAGTGTGAGGACAGTTTGTACTCACCTGTATGTGAATGAGTTCAGGTAGAGAAGCAAGTATGAGTGTGAGAGCAGTTCTGATGGAAGCAGGTTTATAAGGCTGATGTCTGGGTGGACCTGAGTTTGAACACAGGAATACGACCAAATATGGAGATACGACCAAATACAGGAACACGACCAGGCTAATGGTCTGACTTGGCGTCCAACGTGGTACGGGGCTGTGAAGACTTTGAGTTGTTGGGCAGCAGCATGTAACAATGACGATTAtctcatacatatatatatatactgtatgtggaatGTGGCTGAGGAGTGAATGAGATGCAGGTGAGGATGTGGGCGGGGAAGACCTGGCAGAGCTGATGAGGGAAATGGCAACAGGTGTGCAGGTGGGTGGAGATGTCAGGAGAGAGAGTCTGATGGAATCTGGTGGATGGTTAAAGGACGGCAGGTCCAGGGAGTGAAAGGAGGGTGCATGACCTGACAGAAGTGAGCAGGAGCTGGAGACAGGGACAGAGAGCCAGACCAGGTAAACCAACAAAGAGGCCTGAAAGTCCTGGTGACACCTGGCTGGCTGGGATGTTGTTTTAGATGAGCTGGAGAACCCGTTTCTCAAAGCACTTCATCAGAATGGGGATGACTTTCTACGTATAGGGACAATGGTGGCTGTGTTGAAGCAGGTGGGAACACTCTTGTCACACTCCTGTTACAGTCAGTGATGATCAACTAGCTGGTTGGCACATGTTCTTAGTAGATGACCAGGGATTCACACAGATAACTCATCAGGGTTTCATTTCTCACCCTCACtcttaatttaaagggactgtttgtaactttttaagcgtataaatctaccgggtcggtttcccatgcgcgctcgcatatgcgagATATGCacactcgcatatgcgcgcgtgtgtggctacgctgttcagacaccCTGTCGACACGTAtcatcagactccaacacaaactacacggaagcaccaaaacctcttggttgtatctagtgaagcccatctgttaaacagtgttggcagCGGTCGTAGTaggcgggggagaccgtagctttggtctccaggaccggagtctctgctccgctgcttgccttcactcacacgccgcttgttctcgctccacctctagacgtgcatgcgtgcacactacacactgcagaagagttagtagctctgaaaatatctagtgaatgtacagtggacgtttgtgcagaaataactgctgcagctcctccagaccaacagaggttttccgtgtcttgtgaagtgacggggctccgcagcgagaaatgttatcgtctccgaccgggtgccggagggagacacaggcacccggtcggagacgataacggctcttttcctgcttcagccccggaggctgaagcaggtaAAGCcagcactaggatcagcagtgattcatggagagtccttcgtctggtcagctaacattactgccaagcaggtgaaatatagagtgatattgtggttttagctgacgtgtgtcgcctcactgttttgagcgatgctcgttcatgtttatttagagcgagcacaagcccgatgttgactttcgttgacttaacggccacaggtgtcgctgttaacaagcatttctgaaagttacaaatagtccctttaaacttcTTTCAATGAATGTTTTGACAGCCTCACAATCAAAATCCGctcctcatttacataaagttgagATCTCAGCTACTCTATGCAAATCAGGGGTGTCCGGCGTGACTCGCCAAATCTGGAATCTctctagaaacttttaaactaaccgttgatctaaaataaagacagattcatcaacatggattatttctacaaatgttttcataaaacacatttcgTGAACTATTTTCTAAGTTTCAAAACGaaccgccatgttggttctggtttgaaagctgagagcagcagcccacgagggaaagtgttcgtccaatcaggagccttgtgtctagtggcagcccatcaagtgtccaatgctgggaaacGAGATGATCCCTCGccataaaaaacgcccctgtggacacgtaccataactcATCTCTTTTACAATTATTCAATTGTCAACCATTTAAATCTGTCTGTTCACtatatttttaatgtaaaaacacaaaaattatttaaatcgcaaatgttatgatttaaatttcttttctgaaaattgcattaaaatgtgtaaaagtatatactgtacaaattTAATATTATACAACAATTATTCTTTCCATCTTTTATTATCTCTCAGTTTAGCcctcaagttaaaaaaaagctgcaaaaaCTAATATTTGCAGCAGGTAAATTTGCAGTTTGAGGCGCTAACGTTACTTTAGATGCATTTCTTCATTTTGTGACTCGTTATCAGAGGGGAATATTATactttgtgtatttattaactTTGGCACTTTAGACTTGctttgtgtctgctggatgtggaagTAGGCTGCTGTTTGCTAATGCTAATATTAGCCACAGCTACTTCagtgtatgttttgttttcagattGTTCTGCTGACaacaattagaaaaaaaaatcaattaatgcagctttaattttaaGAAACCTGACATCAAcaataaaaattgaaaaaaaagcttaatattTGTTGAGAAATGTTTAAATTGACGTAAATTACACTGGATTGTATTACATCATGAATAATCCACATTTGATGTGAGTCaattttcctttattttctgTTGAATGTTGAATCACTTCTGTAACGAACGTATGATTATTAATAGATTTTAATGGATGGATTTCCTGTACAGATAAAAACTCCCGCTGAGGTATCGCTCCTCCTTCTGCAGGCTCTTGAGTATCTCAGGGCTCAGATGTGGGTCTTCCATGTATCTGTCAGTCTGTTTGAGTCCTACTGGACTCCACAGtccatcctcctccatcagctgcagctctctctccagATCCTTCTTGTATTCATTAGCTGGTGTTCCTCTGTGGTCCCCTCTCGCGATGCAGACAAAACCTcctgcagaaaacacacaaattatTCATCAATAGTTAATTACTAGATGAAGCCGATTATACGACCAACACTCCTAAATACTCACCAATCCCAACGTTCACCATCTGAACTGCACCTACAAGACAAGACTCAACTCTGTCTCTTAGAAATAATATTTCTATTCTACTAATTTACAACAGCAAATATGTTTTGGGAGAACATATTGCTGCCCTAATAATGTTTCTTTCTCAACATAATGAGGGAAGGTTTATTAATCAGCAAAGTCATGAAATGTTCATACTGAACGTATTTGCAAAATGTTCAAAGGTGAAATGATTCAgctgttttcctaaaatatctGTTCGTAGTAATTTGAGTGTGATGAATGTTTTTATGGCTCTGattagacaaaacaaaaacagagagacataaaacaaagagatacaaaacaaagagacaagAAACGACCGCAAACAGATAAagaacaaagagacagaaaagataTAGACAAAAAACAGCCataaagagatacaaaacaaagagacaaaaacggccacaaacaaataaagagacaaaaaaatgaccacaaaaagacaaaaaaagggaCACAAAGACTACAGTAGTACTACTAAAGATGTTCCCATGGCTGCTAAATGTGGTTGCTAGTTGGTTACCTGGTTTGGCGGCGGCGCAGAGCTCCCTGACAACACTGACCGGTGCAAAACCAACATCCAGACCACCGACGATGATCACCACATCAAACATACCTGAAaccaggagaagaagaggaagagcagctaGGTTCAGTTTCCAGACGTCAAATTTGAACTGTTAAAGATGAGCAGTGAGTGAATCATGTGTGAGTGTAGTGTACCAGTCTGTGCAGGCAGTGGTTCTGTACCCAGTAAGGCCAGTTTGAGGTCCTGATAGAGGCTGGTCTTAGCAGCTTGTTCCAGCATGCCTTTACTGCTGTCTACTCCCACAAAGTGCATGAAGCCCAGTTCAACCATCTataaacacaagaagaagaagacgaccaACATTAACACTGactttttaaccctttaagaGTGAGATTTTTGT is a window of Sebastes umbrosus isolate fSebUmb1 chromosome 11, fSebUmb1.pri, whole genome shotgun sequence DNA encoding:
- the LOC119496414 gene encoding methyltransferase-like protein 27 isoform X3, whose protein sequence is MSDSVRTEDDVRVAFQSCKSPDAKDQVQFYDSWAENYEKDVTLLSYRAPYLAVDFLSDNFSGSPEEARVLDVACGSGWVAKLMVELGFMHFVGVDSSKGMLEQAAKTSLYQDLKLALLGTEPLPAQTGGFVCIARGDHRGTPANEYKKDLERELQLMEEDGLWSPVGLKQTDRYMEDPHLSPEILKSLQKEERYLSGSFYLYRKSIH
- the LOC119496414 gene encoding methyltransferase-like protein 27 isoform X1, with amino-acid sequence MSDSVRTEDDVRVAFQSCKSPDAKDQVQFYDSWAENYEKDVTLLSYRAPYLAVDFLSDNFSGSPEEARVLDVACGSGWVAKLMVELGFMHFVGVDSSKGMLEQAAKTSLYQDLKLALLGTEPLPAQTGMFDVVIIVGGLDVGFAPVSVVRELCAAAKPGGFVCIARGDHRGTPANEYKKDLERELQLMEEDGLWSPVGLKQTDRYMEDPHLSPEILKSLQKEERYLSGSFYLYRKSIH
- the LOC119496414 gene encoding methyltransferase-like protein 27 isoform X2 encodes the protein MSDSVRTEDDVRVAFQSCKSPDAKDQVQFYDSWAENYEKDVTLLSYRAPYLAVDFLSDNFSGSPEEARVLDVACGSGWVAKLMVELGFMHFVGVDSSKGMLEQAAKTSLYQDLKLALLGMFDVVIIVGGLDVGFAPVSVVRELCAAAKPGGFVCIARGDHRGTPANEYKKDLERELQLMEEDGLWSPVGLKQTDRYMEDPHLSPEILKSLQKEERYLSGSFYLYRKSIH
- the LOC119496414 gene encoding methyltransferase-like protein 27 isoform X4, encoding MSDSVRTEDDVRVAFQSCKSPDAKDQVQFYDSWAENYEKDVTLLSYRAPYLAVDFLSDNFSGSPEEARVLDVACGSGWVAKLMVELGFMHFVGVDSSKGMLEQAAKTSLYQDLKLALLGGFVCIARGDHRGTPANEYKKDLERELQLMEEDGLWSPVGLKQTDRYMEDPHLSPEILKSLQKEERYLSGSFYLYRKSIH